Part of the Dehalococcoidia bacterium genome, GCAGGGCCTTGCCCAGGTGCCAGTCGCCAGTATGCAGGAACCTCATCTGCCAACGTCCGGGGGATGTGTGGCCCTTTCTGGCGACGGACAGGTCATCCCCGCACCCGCGACCAGGGGTCTTCGGCCTCGGCCACCTCCTCGGGACGGGTGGCCCAGGCCGGGAAGGGGAACTGGACCAGCAGCGGCACCGGCAGCTCCGGCTGGTGCAGGAACATGCTGCCCGGCTTGAGGATGCATGCGCGGGCACGGGCATAGGGGCCCAGGAAGCCGTACTCGCTGCGCTCCGCCTCGGCCGTGTCCAGGCGTCCCGTCACTCTGAAGGAGGCGTTGGTGACCACCCTTCGCTCCACCTCGCTGGCCGTCTGCTGAGCGCCGATGAGGATGACCCCTAGGCTGCGGCCCCGCTCGGCTATGTCCAGCACCACCTCCTTGATAGGGCTCCAGCCCTCTCGAGGGGCATACTTGTTCAGCTCGTCCAGGACCACGAACAGCAGCGGCTCTCGCGTCCCCTGCTCGTCCTTGACCTGCATAAGTTGCTTCAATACCACCCCGACCACGAATCGCTTGGCCCGATCGTGCAGCGAATGGATGTCGATGACGTTGAGCTGGCGAGCCCGCACGTCGATGCGGTGCATCTCCTCCTGCTCGGGCGACAGGTCGCCCCGTATGAGGTGGCCCACCACGTCTACGGAGCCTTGTAGGCGGCGCAACAGGGCATCGACGGTGGCGGCGCTGACTCGCGCCGTGCCGAACACCTCGTCCCTGTGGTCCTGAAGGTAGTCCACCAGGTCCTGGAAGTCGGTAACGCGGCGCCCCCCCAGCATCACCCACGACTGGGACGATGGCTGGTTCTCGGTCTCGTTGGCCAGGAAGCGCTCGGCGGCACCGATGGCCAGGGGAAGCTGGCTCCCCTCGCTGTCGCCTTCGGCAAACAGGAAGGCCAGGAGACGCCGCTGGCAGAACTCGCGCAGGCTCCAGGCGTAGGGCGTCACCCCCTGCTGCCGCGAGACGGTGCTGGGCACCAGCTCACCGAACCCGTAGCGGGCCGGCGGCGCCCACAGGGCCACGTCCTGAAAGGGCTGCGCCGGCAGGCCCAGGCTCTCGTAGCGCTGCCGTTGCTCGTCGCCCAGGCGAGAGTTGGGGCGATCCAGGAACAACAGGTCCTCGCCCTTGACGTTGAAGATGACGGCGCTGGCGTGACGCGTCCGCTCCGCCGCCTGAGGGTGGTGGAACAGGGCGTAGAGCAGGAAGAGGGCGTAGGAGGTCTTGGTAGCCACCCCCGACACGCCAGCGATGTTGACGTGGGCGCCACGGGTCCCGTCCAGGAACTCCAGGTTCCCCCAGACCACCTGCCCGTCGCGGCCCAGGCCGGCAGGGAACCGGTGCTCCATGCGATCGAAGTAGAGGGCCCGCTCCCGCTCCAGACCCGCCGCTCGCTGCACCGGCCGTCCGGGCAGGGGCGGCACGAAAATTTCGGGCTCCACTCGCGTCACCGAAACGTGGGCGGCCGAGGCGATGCCCACAGGCAGCACGCCCTCGGCGGCCCGGAAGACGTCCGAATCGAAGCGGGCACCCTCGTAGCGCGCCCGCACCTGGTCCACCACCCCGTAGATGGTCACCTCGGTGCCATCGGGCAGGGGGGTGCTGGTACAGACGACGTCGTCCAGCTGCAAGTAGTGCCCATCGGCCACGGCCACCCAGAAGTCCAGAGGCCGGGCATCGTCGGTCCCCAGGACGCGTCCCACCTCCGTCATGACAGCCCTCCCTGCCGATAGATGTAGGCCTCGATGCTGCGGCGCACCCACTGATAGTCTCCCAGGCCGTGGCGCAGGCGCTCCTCCAGGGCCGCCACCGGGTAGAGGTTGGCCGGAGCACGGCTGTCCCAGGCTGCAGGAGGGGCGAAGCGCGGCAGCAGAAGGGCGGTCAGATCGGCCAGACGCCTGGCCAGTTCCAGGCCCATCTGCGCCCACGTCTCCAGCCGCACGATGCCCACCAGGGGGTGATGGAAGGGGGGCGCCCCAGCCACCCGCACATACCAGGAGAAGCGACGGTCAGCCTCCCGTTCGGTCAGGAGCAGAAAGAGAGGCGTCCTCTCGCCCGTGGTCAGGGCAGTGACGCAG contains:
- a CDS encoding ATP-binding protein produces the protein MTEVGRVLGTDDARPLDFWVAVADGHYLQLDDVVCTSTPLPDGTEVTIYGVVDQVRARYEGARFDSDVFRAAEGVLPVGIASAAHVSVTRVEPEIFVPPLPGRPVQRAAGLERERALYFDRMEHRFPAGLGRDGQVVWGNLEFLDGTRGAHVNIAGVSGVATKTSYALFLLYALFHHPQAAERTRHASAVIFNVKGEDLLFLDRPNSRLGDEQRQRYESLGLPAQPFQDVALWAPPARYGFGELVPSTVSRQQGVTPYAWSLREFCQRRLLAFLFAEGDSEGSQLPLAIGAAERFLANETENQPSSQSWVMLGGRRVTDFQDLVDYLQDHRDEVFGTARVSAATVDALLRRLQGSVDVVGHLIRGDLSPEQEEMHRIDVRARQLNVIDIHSLHDRAKRFVVGVVLKQLMQVKDEQGTREPLLFVVLDELNKYAPREGWSPIKEVVLDIAERGRSLGVILIGAQQTASEVERRVVTNASFRVTGRLDTAEAERSEYGFLGPYARARACILKPGSMFLHQPELPVPLLVQFPFPAWATRPEEVAEAEDPWSRVRG